GAGTATCATGGGACAGTATTTTTGAATCAATCAAGTATGTCGTTGATCATGGCTTGGAAAAAAGAGACCTTTCTGCAGTACAAGCTATAGGTGTCGACGAAATTGCCATCAAATCTGGTCATAAGTATGCTACCGTAGTATACCAGATTGATGCCGGTTGCCGCCGTCTTTTATGGATTGGTAAAGACAGGAAAGCGAAAACGCTTTTGCGCTTTTTCCACGATTTTGGGAAAGAACGTACTGAACGAGTAAGAGTCATCTGTTCGGATATGTGGAAACCATACCTTAAGGTTATAGCAAAAAAAGCTGTGAATGCAGTAAATGTCCTTGACAGGTTTCATATAATGAAGATGTTTAATGATGCCTTGGACAAGGTTCGCAGGGAAGAGAGTGCCAAACTTTCAAAGGATGGCTATGAACCTGTTTTAAAAAACACACGCTGGTTATTGGCAAAACGCCCGGAAAACCTTACCGATAAACAACGGCCCCGCTTAAAGGAACTATTGAGCTATAATATCAAATCTGTCCGTGCTTATCTGCTGCGGGAGGATTTTCAACAATTCTGGGAATATGTGTCTCCGGCATGGGCTATGAAGTTCCTTAATTCATGGATCCGTACAACGATGCTTTCAAAAATTGAACCAATGAAAAAAGTTGCTAAAACACTGCGCAAGCACGAAGAGCTTATAAAAAACTGGTTTTTGACAAAACGACAGTATTCCAGTGGGATTGTGGAAGCAATAAATGCCAATGCCAAAATGACTATCAGAACAGCGCATGGATTTAGACAGTTTGAAACGTTGAAATATGCTTTGTTTCATAAACTTGGAGGGTTACCATTACCAGAAATAACCCACAAATTTTTCTGAAGAGGCATAAAACGAAAAAAGGCCCGAGTAAAAAACCCGAGCCATTTCATCTATTGGTAGCGGGGGCTCCATTTGAACCAACGATCCCGCCGACGGCGGG
The window above is part of the Chitinispirillum alkaliphilum genome. Proteins encoded here:
- a CDS encoding transposase → MLLKTILNRIQHYKGFIYKSVQIDQSIGRDRIIIDIEPRKNSKATCSKYCKKSPGYDRLPERLFMFVPMWNIPVLFRYRPRRVNCNVHGVVVEHLPWAKGKSSLCNAFRIFLSQWARLISWSQVADRFGVSWDSIFESIKYVVDHGLEKRDLSAVQAIGVDEIAIKSGHKYATVVYQIDAGCRRLLWIGKDRKAKTLLRFFHDFGKERTERVRVICSDMWKPYLKVIAKKAVNAVNVLDRFHIMKMFNDALDKVRREESAKLSKDGYEPVLKNTRWLLAKRPENLTDKQRPRLKELLSYNIKSVRAYLLREDFQQFWEYVSPAWAMKFLNSWIRTTMLSKIEPMKKVAKTLRKHEELIKNWFLTKRQYSSGIVEAINANAKMTIRTAHGFRQFETLKYALFHKLGGLPLPEITHKFF